One window of the Sphaerochaeta associata genome contains the following:
- the mtnA gene encoding S-methyl-5-thioribose-1-phosphate isomerase, which produces MHTTIPVSIQHDPVRLVLLDQTKLPEEELFLYLDSRDSIYEAIKKLRVRGAPAIGIAAAYGMYVCLARQAYPSLEAMAHDFTALKQYFASSRPTAVNLFWALERMQKRFDAELRKQEISRSLMLKALLDESNAIFAEDQAMSIAIGEHGLKLFDKSKHWGVMTHCNAGGLATSGYGTALAPLYLGHERGYRFSVYSNETRPLLQGSRLTAYELAKGGLDVTILCDNMASLVMKEGKINAVIVGADRIAANGDAANKIGTSGVAILANHYGIPFYVAAPSSTFDLATKQGDDIEIEQRDAEEVVNGFGKRTGPKDVRVYNPAFDVTDASLITAIITEKGIIEHPTTEKVAKHLLG; this is translated from the coding sequence ATGCATACAACCATCCCTGTCAGTATACAGCATGATCCAGTGAGACTGGTCCTGCTCGATCAGACCAAACTCCCTGAGGAGGAGCTGTTTTTGTATTTGGACAGTCGTGACTCAATCTATGAGGCCATCAAGAAGCTTCGTGTGAGAGGAGCCCCGGCCATCGGCATCGCTGCAGCATACGGGATGTACGTATGTCTTGCCCGGCAAGCCTACCCCAGCCTTGAGGCAATGGCGCATGACTTTACTGCGCTGAAGCAGTATTTTGCATCAAGCCGCCCTACTGCTGTAAACTTGTTCTGGGCGCTTGAGCGTATGCAAAAGCGTTTTGATGCAGAGCTGAGAAAGCAGGAGATCAGCCGGAGTCTCATGCTCAAAGCCTTGCTTGACGAGAGTAATGCCATTTTTGCCGAGGACCAGGCGATGAGCATTGCAATCGGGGAACACGGACTCAAGCTCTTCGACAAGTCCAAGCATTGGGGTGTGATGACCCACTGCAATGCAGGCGGCTTGGCCACCAGCGGCTACGGGACCGCCCTCGCCCCGCTCTACCTCGGCCATGAACGGGGCTATCGATTCAGCGTCTATTCGAATGAGACCAGGCCGCTCTTGCAAGGCAGCCGTCTTACGGCCTATGAACTGGCAAAAGGCGGCCTCGATGTCACCATTCTCTGTGACAACATGGCCTCCTTGGTCATGAAGGAGGGGAAGATCAATGCCGTCATCGTAGGAGCGGACCGTATCGCCGCCAACGGCGATGCTGCGAACAAGATCGGTACATCTGGTGTCGCTATTCTTGCCAACCATTACGGTATTCCTTTCTACGTTGCCGCCCCCAGTTCAACGTTTGATCTCGCAACAAAACAGGGAGACGACATCGAAATTGAACAGCGTGATGCCGAGGAAGTCGTCAATGGTTTCGGCAAACGCACAGGACCCAAGGATGTGAGGGTCTACAACCCGGCCTTTGACGTGACCGACGCATCCTTGATCACGGCCATCATCACCGAGAAGGGTATCATCGAACACCCGACCACCGAGAAGGTGGCAAAGCACTTGCTCGGCTGA
- a CDS encoding BMP family lipoprotein, with amino-acid sequence MKRVLGFIALVLITGLLFAAGAAETKPAAAGLNIAIITTPSGVDDGSFNQDNYNGILAFVKNHPTAKATAIREPSGDVAAALKAAADVVAEYDVLVCTGFQFAGIGELAMENPDTKFILVDTYPTDAKGNTVELPNVYAMTFAEQESGFFAGVAAALETKTNKVAVVNGVAYPSNVNYQYGFETGVIYANKKLGTNVQIVELPSRAGTDVTGANVGGNYAGSFADEATGKVIGQQLFAQGVDIIFVAAGATGNGVFTAAKESNGRLKVIGCDVDQWDDGTVGSGNIILTSVLKVMSLNVERVLNQIQEGTFKGANMLLKADTDSTGFVKKAGRNQLAPSTIQKLDEAYALVQKAVIVPASNFGGFTPEQFKVN; translated from the coding sequence ATGAAGAGAGTTTTAGGATTCATCGCACTGGTTCTTATCACTGGCTTGCTCTTCGCAGCAGGTGCTGCTGAAACAAAACCGGCAGCCGCAGGTTTGAACATTGCCATTATCACCACCCCTTCGGGAGTCGATGACGGTTCGTTCAATCAGGACAACTACAACGGGATTCTTGCATTCGTAAAGAATCATCCTACTGCAAAGGCGACCGCCATCCGCGAACCCAGCGGAGATGTTGCAGCTGCCCTGAAGGCGGCAGCCGATGTCGTAGCTGAGTACGATGTACTGGTCTGCACCGGGTTCCAGTTTGCCGGAATCGGCGAATTGGCCATGGAGAACCCTGATACCAAGTTCATTCTTGTTGACACCTACCCCACCGATGCAAAGGGAAACACCGTTGAGCTTCCAAATGTCTACGCCATGACCTTTGCCGAGCAGGAGTCAGGCTTCTTCGCAGGAGTTGCCGCCGCCCTTGAGACCAAGACCAACAAGGTCGCAGTCGTCAATGGTGTAGCCTACCCCTCGAACGTCAACTATCAGTATGGCTTTGAGACCGGCGTCATCTACGCAAACAAGAAACTTGGTACCAACGTCCAGATTGTTGAACTCCCCTCCCGTGCCGGCACCGATGTAACCGGAGCCAATGTAGGGGGAAACTATGCAGGTTCCTTTGCTGATGAAGCAACCGGAAAGGTCATCGGTCAGCAGCTGTTCGCCCAGGGCGTCGATATTATTTTCGTTGCAGCAGGAGCTACCGGCAATGGAGTGTTCACTGCAGCCAAGGAGAGCAACGGCAGGCTGAAGGTCATCGGTTGCGACGTCGACCAGTGGGACGATGGAACGGTAGGAAGCGGCAACATCATCCTGACCAGTGTGTTGAAGGTGATGAGCTTGAATGTCGAGCGTGTTCTGAACCAGATCCAGGAAGGAACCTTCAAGGGTGCAAACATGCTGTTGAAGGCTGACACCGATTCCACTGGATTCGTCAAGAAAGCCGGTCGCAACCAGCTCGCTCCCTCCACCATCCAGAAGCTCGATGAGGCATATGCCCTCGTGCAGAAGGCTGTCATTGTTCCTGCTTCCAACTTCGGTGGTTTCACCCCCGAGCAGTTCAAGGTAAACTAA
- a CDS encoding ABC transporter ATP-binding protein → MENLVEFRHITKRFPGIVANDDISLSVRKGEILAILGENGAGKSTLMSMLFGMYTPDEGEIFIRGKAEHITSPLVANELNIGMVHQHFMLVENQTITENIIMGIEPKKRKFGLFPIVDLQSSHEKVQQLSMHYHLEVNPRDTIEDVPVSTRQRVEILKMLYRNAEILIFDEPTAVLTPQEIESLLLIIKSLRDSGKTIILITHKLDEIKKIADRCAILCKGRLIDVLEVATTSVQHMSALMVGRDVSLTLDKVEHEKGAEVLKVENVSVVSQDHITLVDSVSFSVHEGEILAIAGVSGNGQVEIADAIAGLIPIKSGRILLQGNDITTASVRKRIEAGLSYIPEDRHAVGLILDFNLRENLCLKQYYRSPYSNERGILQHDAMNELGNTLIEAFDIRTSKGNDTLVRSMSGGNQQKAIIAREINLDSKLIMFVQPTRGLDVGAIEAIHTRINSLRSEGKAILLISLELDEVLQLADTILVMYNGKVQTIRKANELTKLQVGEYMMGVHVEKN, encoded by the coding sequence GTGGAAAACCTTGTAGAATTTCGGCATATCACCAAACGATTTCCCGGCATTGTTGCGAATGATGACATCTCTCTTTCGGTACGCAAGGGTGAGATTCTTGCCATCCTTGGCGAGAATGGAGCGGGAAAAAGCACCCTGATGAGCATGCTCTTTGGCATGTACACCCCGGATGAAGGCGAAATCTTCATTCGAGGAAAAGCTGAGCATATCACCAGTCCCTTGGTGGCAAATGAATTGAACATCGGGATGGTCCACCAGCACTTCATGTTGGTTGAGAACCAAACCATCACTGAGAACATCATCATGGGAATCGAGCCGAAAAAGAGAAAATTCGGTTTGTTCCCCATTGTAGATCTGCAGTCGTCCCACGAAAAGGTACAGCAGTTGTCCATGCACTATCATCTGGAGGTCAATCCCAGGGATACAATCGAGGATGTGCCGGTATCCACACGTCAGCGGGTGGAAATTCTGAAGATGCTCTACCGTAATGCGGAGATTCTTATTTTTGATGAACCGACCGCTGTTTTGACTCCCCAGGAAATTGAGTCGCTGCTTCTCATCATCAAATCCCTGCGTGACAGCGGTAAGACCATCATTCTTATCACCCACAAGCTCGATGAAATCAAGAAAATCGCAGACCGATGTGCAATCCTTTGCAAGGGCAGGCTCATCGATGTACTGGAAGTCGCCACTACATCGGTCCAGCATATGTCCGCCCTGATGGTCGGCCGCGACGTCTCGCTCACCCTGGATAAGGTTGAGCATGAGAAAGGAGCCGAGGTTTTAAAGGTAGAGAATGTAAGTGTAGTTTCGCAGGATCATATTACGTTGGTGGACTCAGTCAGTTTTAGCGTACATGAGGGTGAAATCCTTGCCATAGCCGGGGTGTCCGGCAACGGCCAAGTTGAAATCGCTGATGCAATAGCAGGCCTCATTCCCATAAAAAGCGGCAGAATCCTGCTGCAGGGCAACGATATCACGACCGCATCCGTTCGCAAGCGCATTGAGGCCGGACTGAGCTATATTCCCGAAGATCGTCACGCCGTCGGTTTGATCCTCGACTTTAATCTCAGGGAAAACCTCTGTCTGAAGCAGTATTACCGCAGCCCGTACAGCAATGAGCGGGGCATCCTGCAACATGATGCGATGAATGAGTTGGGCAACACCCTTATCGAAGCGTTTGATATCAGGACCAGCAAAGGCAACGATACGCTGGTGCGAAGCATGAGCGGAGGCAACCAGCAAAAGGCGATCATCGCACGGGAGATTAATCTCGATTCCAAGCTGATCATGTTCGTCCAGCCCACCCGCGGCTTGGATGTGGGTGCCATCGAGGCTATCCACACCCGCATCAACTCCCTGCGCAGCGAAGGAAAAGCCATTTTATTGATCTCGTTGGAACTCGATGAGGTGTTGCAGCTTGCCGATACCATTTTGGTCATGTACAACGGCAAGGTGCAGACCATACGAAAAGCGAATGAACTGACAAAACTTCAGGTCGGTGAATATATGATGGGGGTGCATGTTGAAAAGAACTAG
- a CDS encoding ABC transporter permease translates to MLKRTSLIKRLFILCCGKGRHQLLRTSLFCIVLSLLAGIILLLLLGKNPWEAYRSILQGAGILAKPRYAGRKSQLTDFMSLLNYTTPMVFAALSVAVALKCGIFNICVSGIMVFSGFMATVLVGYSNLDPFVAKILVVLIGALSGALLGMLIGYLKHRFNMNEVVVAIMLNYIISYVVSFFIQTRFIDPITRQSVAVTQNARLTLFDYPVGNLKMEIALVFPLAIFAVFAIKFVLDRTRFGFELKAVGSNSKASNYAGIQVGRAVVFTMIISGALAGLAGVSYYLGSNASIQPRVLPSLGFDAIAVALLGNTSAIGSFFASLLVMIFDCGTTYMSSRMQVLREIAALITSILLLFSAIGIFFRNLADRFQQEAEEV, encoded by the coding sequence ATGTTGAAAAGAACTAGCCTGATCAAGCGTTTGTTCATCCTCTGTTGCGGCAAGGGCAGGCATCAGCTGCTCAGGACGTCGCTCTTCTGTATCGTTCTCAGCCTCTTGGCAGGAATCATCCTGCTCCTGCTTTTAGGCAAGAATCCATGGGAAGCGTATAGAAGCATTCTCCAAGGGGCGGGAATCCTGGCCAAACCCCGCTATGCCGGAAGAAAGAGCCAGCTCACCGATTTCATGAGCCTGCTCAACTACACCACCCCGATGGTCTTTGCAGCCCTTTCGGTTGCCGTGGCACTCAAATGCGGGATATTCAACATCTGCGTCTCCGGCATTATGGTTTTCTCAGGTTTCATGGCCACCGTCCTGGTTGGATACTCCAATCTCGACCCCTTTGTTGCAAAAATCCTGGTTGTCCTTATCGGTGCCCTGTCAGGTGCATTACTTGGTATGCTCATCGGCTATCTCAAGCATCGCTTCAATATGAACGAAGTGGTGGTAGCCATCATGCTGAACTATATCATCAGCTATGTGGTAAGTTTCTTCATCCAAACCCGATTCATCGACCCCATCACCCGTCAGTCGGTGGCGGTCACTCAGAACGCCCGCCTCACGTTGTTCGATTATCCGGTGGGAAACTTGAAAATGGAGATCGCCTTGGTATTTCCACTTGCCATTTTTGCCGTGTTTGCAATCAAGTTCGTACTTGACCGCACTCGTTTCGGCTTCGAGCTGAAGGCTGTGGGAAGCAACAGCAAGGCAAGCAACTATGCAGGCATCCAGGTAGGAAGAGCCGTGGTTTTTACGATGATCATCAGCGGGGCCTTGGCAGGTCTGGCAGGGGTATCCTACTATTTGGGCAGCAATGCCTCCATCCAGCCTAGAGTGCTTCCCTCACTGGGTTTCGATGCCATTGCAGTCGCTTTGCTGGGAAATACCAGTGCCATCGGCAGTTTCTTTGCCTCACTTTTGGTTATGATTTTCGATTGCGGTACCACCTATATGTCATCGCGCATGCAGGTGCTTCGGGAAATTGCAGCGTTGATCACCAGTATCCTGCTGCTCTTCAGTGCCATCGGCATTTTCTTCAGAAACCTTGCCGATCGCTTCCAACAGGAAGCCGAGGAGGTTTGA
- a CDS encoding ABC transporter permease, translating to MNTIIIEGLSFSLPLFIIAIGGIYSEGSGITNLALEGLLGFGAFFGGLSYAILSRTFGGDPTVLIYASLGFAMVGGALLALLHALMCIKFKANQVISGVVINMLSVALTAFLANQINASFFGQPSNKFLLEVFPKATIPLLSRIPILGAVFTDFYTFELIIVVVALFMAYVLYKTPTGMHIRACGDNPHALAAAGGNVQKVRFWSVIASGALSGLGGMCFAYSISTTFSPNIYMGFGYLAIAAYIFGSWKIGPTFLACILFGFARSGGYVLVQKLSLPSSYGDLVLTLPYIVTLVLLLFFSSTNKPPRALGEVYDQAKR from the coding sequence ATGAACACCATCATCATTGAAGGGCTTTCCTTCTCACTGCCTCTCTTCATTATTGCCATCGGCGGCATCTACAGCGAAGGCAGCGGTATCACAAACCTTGCCTTGGAAGGGTTGTTGGGCTTCGGAGCCTTTTTCGGGGGTCTCAGCTATGCAATTCTGAGCAGGACCTTCGGCGGTGATCCCACCGTACTCATTTACGCCTCACTCGGCTTTGCCATGGTCGGGGGAGCACTGCTTGCCCTTCTGCATGCCCTTATGTGCATCAAGTTCAAGGCAAACCAGGTTATCAGCGGTGTCGTAATCAACATGCTCAGTGTTGCTTTAACCGCCTTTTTGGCCAATCAGATCAACGCCTCATTCTTTGGACAACCTTCCAACAAATTCTTGTTGGAAGTCTTCCCCAAAGCAACCATCCCGCTGCTCTCGCGAATCCCGATTCTTGGAGCGGTCTTCACCGATTTCTACACCTTCGAGCTTATTATCGTTGTGGTTGCCCTGTTTATGGCGTATGTGCTGTACAAGACTCCGACGGGAATGCATATCCGTGCCTGCGGGGACAACCCGCACGCCCTCGCGGCAGCAGGTGGGAACGTACAGAAGGTTCGCTTCTGGTCGGTAATCGCCAGTGGAGCGCTCTCGGGTCTTGGTGGCATGTGTTTCGCCTACTCCATCTCAACCACCTTCTCTCCGAACATTTATATGGGCTTCGGATACCTTGCCATCGCCGCCTACATTTTCGGTTCCTGGAAGATCGGGCCAACCTTCCTCGCCTGTATTCTCTTCGGCTTCGCCCGCAGCGGAGGCTATGTCCTTGTACAGAAACTCAGCCTCCCCTCCTCATACGGGGATTTGGTTCTCACCCTTCCCTATATTGTTACGCTGGTTCTGTTGCTCTTCTTCTCCTCGACCAACAAGCCTCCAAGAGCACTCGGGGAGGTGTATGACCAAGCAAAGCGATAA
- a CDS encoding capsule assembly Wzi family protein, which yields MPSSSGPWTMQELLLMVGEIDRARLSRTGQIRYDAVHAQLGLATVAPALSFSAVSSLQLNLEGYAHTNATAFAKEDDWFYENEKRSPIAIVDGQAWIGDQFYLYSNFGIKNNRFATEDPDSNAPSDTLLFSPHVSTNLIKSGTHDFDTPSRAFLAFGGEHYSLQFGRDLISWGYGTTGNLIIDDHIKYHEFLKLSLFSKQFKFTNLIMFMDPPGYITKNRDPYYPDDKTVPTVRMFLAHRFEFTPIPPLRIEVSENVMYQDTTFNMKYLNPLFIYHNLSNRGQFNAIADITVTYTLRPNLAMYATWVIDQVAAPGEGNDQPNAMAYQVGLRTLFPRETGYWSLTSEFVYTDPYLYLRDHVDFIVMTRERDQYYGYVPHYEFLGYQYGGDALVGLLQAEWNGNGACSAGGEVFYMAHGATTKDTEFVFGEMEAITTPSSPTIHTLRLGLWGSYRAERLPISLWSRIDVVNRWDSSHQVDVQVAAGISYTL from the coding sequence ATGCCCAGTTCGTCCGGACCTTGGACCATGCAAGAGCTTCTGCTCATGGTTGGTGAAATTGATCGAGCAAGGCTCAGCCGCACCGGTCAAATTCGCTACGATGCAGTGCATGCACAACTTGGTTTGGCAACCGTGGCCCCCGCTTTAAGCTTCTCTGCAGTATCATCGTTGCAGCTGAATCTTGAAGGGTATGCTCATACCAATGCAACTGCATTTGCAAAAGAGGACGATTGGTTTTATGAAAATGAAAAGAGAAGCCCCATTGCCATCGTTGACGGCCAGGCTTGGATAGGAGATCAGTTCTACCTGTACAGCAACTTCGGGATCAAGAACAATCGATTCGCCACCGAAGATCCTGATAGCAATGCACCAAGCGACACCCTGCTCTTCAGTCCTCACGTTTCAACAAACCTCATAAAATCGGGGACTCATGATTTCGACACTCCAAGCAGGGCTTTCCTGGCCTTTGGAGGTGAGCATTACTCGCTGCAATTCGGCCGCGATTTAATCTCCTGGGGCTATGGAACAACCGGGAACCTGATCATCGACGACCATATCAAATACCATGAGTTTTTGAAGCTCAGCTTGTTTTCCAAGCAGTTCAAGTTTACCAACCTCATCATGTTCATGGACCCTCCCGGGTATATTACGAAGAATCGAGATCCCTATTACCCCGATGATAAGACTGTGCCTACCGTACGGATGTTTTTGGCGCATCGGTTTGAATTTACCCCCATCCCCCCCTTGCGCATTGAAGTTTCCGAGAATGTCATGTACCAGGATACCACTTTCAATATGAAGTATTTGAATCCCCTCTTCATCTACCACAACCTAAGCAACCGGGGTCAGTTCAATGCAATCGCCGATATAACCGTCACCTATACCCTTCGGCCGAACCTTGCGATGTATGCTACGTGGGTGATTGACCAAGTGGCAGCTCCTGGTGAGGGAAACGATCAACCCAATGCCATGGCCTATCAAGTTGGTTTGCGCACACTGTTCCCTCGAGAAACCGGCTACTGGTCTCTTACTTCCGAATTTGTCTATACCGACCCCTATCTCTATCTGCGCGATCATGTCGACTTCATCGTCATGACCAGAGAGAGGGATCAATACTACGGATATGTTCCCCACTATGAGTTTTTGGGTTATCAATACGGCGGTGATGCGTTGGTGGGCTTGCTACAGGCAGAATGGAACGGCAATGGTGCATGCTCAGCAGGAGGTGAGGTCTTTTATATGGCACATGGGGCCACCACCAAAGACACAGAGTTTGTTTTTGGTGAAATGGAGGCGATCACCACCCCGAGTTCCCCGACAATCCATACGTTGCGACTAGGCTTGTGGGGTTCCTATCGAGCAGAGAGACTCCCCATTTCCTTATGGTCACGCATCGATGTCGTCAATCGATGGGACAGCTCCCATCAGGTCGATGTGCAGGTGGCGGCAGGCATTTCCTATACCTTGTAA
- a CDS encoding P13 family porin, whose protein sequence is MKRFLMCCLVLVFLLVSLGAQSLLVSLVGTGLDALNTQDGILVEIDGEHVYLGGSTLGSLKRTLRNHDFQQLSFDYRLELYEQAKVGITWPAFKNLLVGFGSGSKLQGDLGGQLFGQIADWTAATTIGVGLGTYLIDLFFIQLLGAGSSTFDDPLKDFAVGTMAVGAVLLVAERLIQAVLPIPYGTRYNKTLRSGLGVTKDGGDALAMSLAVVPYLETHQNPSLSLKVFGTLTFPI, encoded by the coding sequence ATGAAACGCTTTCTCATGTGTTGTTTGGTTCTCGTGTTCCTGCTTGTTTCTCTCGGTGCTCAATCACTCTTGGTCTCGTTGGTAGGCACCGGATTGGATGCATTGAATACCCAGGATGGGATACTGGTAGAGATTGACGGAGAGCATGTGTATCTTGGAGGCTCCACACTGGGCTCCTTGAAAAGAACCTTGAGGAATCATGATTTTCAACAATTGTCGTTCGATTATCGTCTTGAGCTCTACGAACAGGCTAAAGTGGGCATTACATGGCCTGCCTTCAAGAATTTGTTGGTAGGATTTGGTAGTGGTTCAAAACTCCAGGGTGACCTTGGAGGTCAATTGTTCGGCCAGATTGCCGATTGGACTGCTGCAACCACCATCGGGGTGGGGTTGGGCACCTATCTGATCGATCTCTTTTTCATCCAGCTCTTAGGTGCAGGGTCCTCAACCTTTGATGACCCCTTGAAAGATTTCGCCGTGGGCACCATGGCCGTAGGGGCGGTTCTTTTAGTGGCCGAACGATTGATCCAAGCTGTTTTACCTATTCCCTATGGAACACGGTACAACAAGACGTTACGGAGTGGATTGGGTGTCACTAAGGATGGAGGCGATGCCTTGGCGATGAGTTTGGCGGTAGTTCCATACTTGGAAACGCACCAAAACCCAAGCTTGTCTTTGAAAGTCTTCGGAACCCTTACGTTCCCCATATAA
- a CDS encoding family 16 glycoside hydrolase yields the protein MKKQRILLLLVVLGIGMLKLGAQESLVYRQTFDTNKMYWPIDDNFSIVDGEYVLHTENQELYAYLDLSSKDGTFQLDTRLITGKSTAGYGLLFRLQDPYNFYFFFLVDQGYFLAGKAVDRQGINFCPWTYTSIIKAQAKNTLKVTYEGEKLTFLINNTEVFSHQDSSFESGGIGLYTQGGVRVAFDNILVWETTEDT from the coding sequence ATGAAAAAACAACGAATCCTACTTTTGCTTGTTGTGCTGGGTATAGGCATGCTTAAGCTTGGTGCGCAAGAGAGCCTTGTCTACCGGCAGACATTCGATACGAATAAAATGTATTGGCCGATAGATGACAATTTCAGCATAGTCGACGGCGAGTATGTATTGCATACAGAGAACCAAGAGCTCTATGCATATTTGGACCTGTCTTCCAAAGACGGTACCTTCCAACTCGATACCAGGCTTATAACTGGAAAAAGTACTGCCGGGTACGGTTTGCTGTTCAGGCTGCAGGACCCGTACAATTTCTATTTTTTCTTTCTTGTTGACCAGGGGTATTTCCTTGCAGGAAAAGCCGTCGACCGCCAAGGAATCAACTTCTGCCCGTGGACCTACACCTCGATCATTAAAGCGCAGGCAAAGAATACGTTGAAAGTCACCTACGAAGGCGAGAAACTCACCTTCTTGATAAATAACACAGAAGTCTTTTCTCACCAAGACTCAAGCTTTGAGAGCGGGGGCATCGGCCTATACACCCAAGGCGGAGTGCGTGTCGCATTTGACAACATCCTGGTTTGGGAAACTACTGAGGATACGTAG
- a CDS encoding nitroreductase family protein — protein MRGGDEMTQLYEQLFRRKSFHRFTKPFKPLTTEQLDTVKQYFSLCEPLVENIRTLLCIVPVGQTTCRQGEYALLLYSERRDGYLQNIGYLGEQLNLFLTKENIGACWYGMGKPKEREYEGLHFVCMLCIANQDEGCFRTKEAKLNRLDAKDIWEGEDAYHLAPVVRMAPSACNTQPWLVKEQDNTLSVHRVFRKRGIIPPSLVPYYQSIDIGIFLFFLEVAMEQAGLPYKRTLLLQEPVHTGPVLTATYLVNI, from the coding sequence ATGAGAGGAGGCGATGAGATGACGCAGCTCTACGAACAGCTTTTCAGACGAAAATCCTTTCACAGGTTTACAAAACCCTTCAAACCGTTGACAACCGAACAGTTGGATACGGTAAAGCAATACTTTTCACTCTGTGAGCCGTTGGTCGAGAATATCAGGACGCTGCTGTGTATCGTGCCCGTCGGTCAAACAACATGCAGACAGGGTGAATATGCGCTGCTGCTCTACAGCGAGCGAAGGGATGGGTATTTGCAGAATATCGGCTACCTTGGTGAACAACTCAATCTCTTTTTGACCAAGGAGAATATCGGAGCCTGTTGGTACGGAATGGGCAAGCCGAAAGAACGCGAATATGAGGGTTTGCACTTTGTCTGCATGCTGTGCATTGCCAATCAGGATGAGGGGTGTTTCCGTACGAAAGAGGCCAAGCTGAACCGATTGGATGCCAAGGATATTTGGGAAGGTGAGGATGCGTACCATCTTGCACCGGTGGTGCGAATGGCTCCGAGTGCCTGCAACACCCAACCGTGGTTGGTGAAAGAGCAGGACAATACGTTGTCAGTCCATCGCGTGTTTCGCAAACGAGGCATTATTCCTCCATCTTTGGTTCCCTATTACCAAAGCATCGACATAGGAATTTTCTTGTTTTTTCTTGAGGTGGCGATGGAACAGGCCGGCCTGCCGTATAAACGGACACTACTTTTGCAAGAACCAGTACATACAGGTCCTGTTCTTACTGCAACCTATCTAGTGAACATCTGA
- a CDS encoding metallophosphoesterase family protein, whose product MASSSRRSNTNRLLCLLATCLLLFSSCSDNLISRIEFNHPGGSFDQAINTSEKRESFSFLLFSDLHFGRTEKGVYWAFDQFFEWLEGYPTQLAFGLHLGDGTAYSLESEYRLYGEFLDSLEARGLATYAVPGNHDVRDNGRALFRAYIDDLTTRRFSYKGLSFYLLDTGNASLGKLQLDNLMRAVQSDPNPKIFCGHVPLYGGPDMFYFSLKDPHERALLVKTMVQNKVGLYLGGHLHINHKLYSYTDTNHEFVCESFHGRDSLIENTLPVWYVFTYDAPSNRITIFRYALKRDGTIGEQVVERVDIPS is encoded by the coding sequence ATGGCAAGTTCAAGCCGAAGAAGTAATACGAACCGCTTGCTTTGTCTTTTAGCAACCTGTCTCCTGCTTTTTTCCAGTTGCTCAGACAATCTGATTTCAAGAATTGAGTTCAACCATCCAGGTGGTTCGTTCGATCAGGCGATCAACACCTCCGAAAAAAGGGAGTCTTTCTCGTTCCTGCTGTTCAGCGACTTGCATTTTGGCAGGACCGAAAAAGGCGTATATTGGGCGTTTGACCAGTTTTTTGAATGGTTGGAGGGCTATCCCACCCAGCTTGCCTTCGGCTTGCACCTTGGTGACGGGACTGCATACTCCTTGGAGTCGGAGTATCGATTGTATGGCGAATTCCTCGATTCGCTCGAAGCGCGTGGACTTGCAACGTACGCTGTACCGGGCAATCATGATGTACGAGACAATGGGCGGGCGCTGTTCAGAGCGTACATCGACGATTTGACCACCCGCCGCTTCAGTTACAAGGGTCTGTCCTTCTATCTGCTGGACACAGGCAATGCAAGTTTGGGCAAGCTTCAACTTGATAATCTGATGCGTGCGGTACAAAGCGATCCCAATCCCAAGATTTTTTGCGGCCATGTTCCCCTCTACGGTGGACCCGATATGTTCTACTTCTCGCTCAAGGATCCCCACGAGCGGGCTCTTTTAGTAAAAACCATGGTTCAGAACAAGGTCGGCCTCTACCTTGGAGGGCATCTGCACATTAATCACAAGCTGTATAGCTATACCGATACAAATCATGAATTCGTTTGTGAATCCTTTCATGGTCGTGACAGTCTGATCGAGAACACCCTGCCTGTCTGGTATGTGTTCACCTACGATGCACCAAGCAACCGCATCACCATCTTCAGGTATGCTCTCAAGCGGGATGGAACAATCGGCGAACAGGTGGTGGAACGAGTCGATATCCCGTCATAG